The Penicillium psychrofluorescens genome assembly, chromosome: 2 nucleotide sequence GCGTAGAATGCAGAAGCTCGACTGGCGTGAGAGCAGCAAATTCGGCGACTTTGTCTTGCGGGAGAAACTGGCACAGATTGTcgacctggatggagaaTTTTTGCGCAGCCCTCAGCACGTCTGCTTTAGAGACCGGCTTCCCATTTATTGTAAATGTGCTCTTGTTGCCATCGCGCTTGATGTTTCGGGTGATGACAACGTTCCGGCGAAATAGCGGCGGCCCTGCCAGTTCGATTTCGATGGTTGCTTCTCTGCAACCATGTTTGACAAATTCGCCCGTTTCTTTGGCTCGTCCCAGATGCTAAATGAGTGTAAGTGAGTGGTAAGAGTTGAGATTCAAGTGTAACATACTGCAGGGCCCCATCCCAGACCCAAACAGATCGCACAAACAAGAGTACTTTTACCCGTTCCATTCGGCCCGATCACCATGTTCAATTTCGGTCCAGGAAAGAATTCCGCCGACGTGTACGTGACGAAGTCGGTCACCTTGATCCGCACGATCGCGCCGGGCTTGTAGCCGCCCGGACCGAGCACGTTTTGAGCACTCGGTGGTTGCGAGAGCTGTGTGGCAGGGGCCTGTTGGGTATCTGTATCCTCACCCTCTTCGTCTGCAGAGCTCGAGTCATCGtcgtgggtggtggagtTAAGGCGAGGGCGTTTGGTGCTGGAGGTTTGGGAGGGGTCTAAAGAGGCGGATGAGTCgctctcttcgtcgtcttcatcccgctggcggcggtgagGAACTATGCTGGCCGATGACATCGTGGCTGGTGCCCTCGCGCAGCCCCGGGGCGTTGATcatgggctggctgggagGTTACTTGGAGGGTTGGTGTTAGTGACCAAGATAAATCGAAGGACGCGAAAAGAACGCGACGCGAGGGCACGAGAGAGGAAGGCGGTGAGGGCTGGCTTCCTAATGTCTATCGCTGGCAGAGCAACTTTCGAGAACCACGACTTGCTCACTACAATGCCCTCGCCTCAAAATGTCCGCAAGCTGGTTCTGACGGCGGCAGTTACCTCTATTACCATCGCAGGTTCTCTGTATGGGGCAAGTATAAAGACAGATCAAGAGGTGTCCGAGGTATGATAACTTTTTCCCTGGGCTAGCTATCTGTGTCCACCGTTATAGCCTAATGTCGACGTCTATGCTGATGAATGTTATTCTACAGGCCAAACGGAAACGCCAGGAAGCCACATTCGACGAGCAGATGACAGCCCTGCAAAACATGCGGTCCAATCTCACCGTCCGGAAAGGAATGATGGAGACACAGATCCGAGACTTGGATGCGAGGATGCAGGAGAAGCAGCAAAAAGGAATTGGTGGCGAGAGCAAAAACAAACCGCATGAGGGTCGATGAGATCAGTCGGAGGTGGTACAAGCACAACTTTCATCCGATTTACGATCCGACAAGGACACAACGGTCCCAGCTGATGACCGTTCTGCGCTCGCCGCTGTCAGGGCTCGCACGGTACCCGACGAAAAGCTTCTTAAGCATTCAATAAAACCGGACCACCTTCTGCCGGCTCACGATATATTGCGTCCGCAGCTGGAgcgatcatcatccacgcgcCTGCCTTGCTCCGAAGCATCCGGATGCTTCGCTTTACGGTGGTGGGAATGATTGATGACGACCCCTACAATATCACGCTAAATTGAGACTTCAGAGCGATGTAAATAATTCTTCAAATATGTGCATAACAAGATCACTGTACGCTCTTGGTTTTTATCCTCCCACCAAACCGCATGTATCCATGTAtatagatatatatatatatatactgTCGTTATGTCATATAACGTCTTCACAAAGTCTCAAAATTGTAAGAACCCGGCAAGATCGCCTACACTCAAGCGTCAAGGTTGAGATTCTCCAAGAGCGTGTCCAGCTTGCCCATCAAAATCTCGTAGTTCATCGCATCTTCGTCGAATTCGTCCTCAACGAGCGCACCATCCAAGGTCCGGATCTCTGGAATATGCACCTGCTCTTTCTTAGAGGCTGTCTCTGTCGGAACGGCCGCATCCGTCTTCTTGGACACATCGAGAGACTCAACTCCATcggtgatcttctccatATCCTGTGCGTTTGCGACATTCTCCGGCACCGCTCCGtcttccatcatctcctcaaTGCCTGCATCGTCAAAGCGCAGTCTAAAGCGTTCATTGAGATAAAAGCGGATATCATCCAGTAATTCAATCGAGTCTGTTTCTTGTCGTGCTTGAATCCGAGACGCGGATTCCTGGATCAAGTCTGCAAACTCAGGCGAGTCGATGTGCGCTTCTAGTCGATAGGCCAGGAAGCGAGCGGCAAATTCCTCCAATCGCTGGACTCGCGTCAGCCAGGCAGCCCGGATGATCGAATATATATCAAtgtcatcctcttcctttccgCGGGTCCTCGCTGCGTTGACTTGGGACATGCCGCCGCTTCCCAGAGTGCTGATCACCACGGCGGCTTTGGCTTTCAGCTTCTCGATGAATAGCATATCGGCCGCGAACAAAACTTCAACTGCAACATCCAAGGGAAAATCGGCCTTTTCGGTGTACAGGAAGGTCAGGACGATTTCTAAGACTTCGGGCGAACAATCGACATCAATGATGTTCAGGTGGTCCTTCATATGGGCTTCCCGGAAAGAAGATGAGAACATGACTTGGAAGAACTCGGACCGAAGTAGCATGGCACGGTGGCAGGGAAACAATGTTGACATCCCTGCCACGGCTACTCTGGAACCTGGTGCGGAGGATGCAAGGCCGAGGGGAAGCGAGTCAGACCGCATGGCCGCTGCGTCGTTTGTATCGTCCTCCGCCTCATCTGGTAATTCATCGGCGCGAAGGAGAACATCTGCGAAGATCGCATTGTTCCGATCCCATTTCACATCATTTGCCTTGGAGGTCTCCACAACCACTCTGTTTCCCAGGACATTCTCTCGAAACCACCCCTCCAGTTGTTCTCGTCCCTTGGCAAGCTCCATAGTCCTCCGTTGTCTCGCCAATCTGCGATCTCCGCTATCGATGATACTGTCCACGAGACTGCGGATCTCCAGATACTTGGCTATCTTGTCGACGCCAGCAAAAACCTCCGTTTCGGTAAATCCGGTTCCTGGCCCACTTCTCAATTCCCGAGGAGGGTCTCCAAAGTAAAGGTATTTCATCGCGGCACCAAATGCTTCTGGCGGAATGGTGGTCGGGAGCTTCCAAGTCGTCGTAGCAGGCGCACCCGTTAATTTGCCGCGGAAGTATGGAGAGCGTGCTGCGAGAACGAATTTATGCAAGTAAAGAGATTCATCGCCAGCCGTGACGACGATGTCAGCTGTCACGGGAGATTCCCGTGTGAGCAGAGAAGTTATATGGGCAGCCAACGGTTGCAGCGGGTCTGTGGACTTGGAATAGTCATATGCGAGAAGCAGATTTCGTATGCGGTCATTCAGGGCGTTATATAGACATCTGACAGAACATGAAACAGTTAGTAGGAGGCACGCTTTGGGGTGAAAAGACGTACCGTTCACCTTGAAATGTATCTCGCTCGCATAAGGAGCCGGACTCGAGCAGTAGTTGCGCCACTTCATAGTGCCCACACAAACTAGCCTATTGACCGCCACGTTAATTGCAAAGCTATTTTGTTGGCCCTGGCCCATTCCACTGACCAAAATCAACGGCGTATAGTCGTACGGATCCCGGGCGTTCACATTGACACCCTcggtgatcttctcctggCAGACTTTCAGATCGCCCTTTCGGCAAGCGCTGCACAGTTCACGAAAAGGCTCACTGAGGTCCAGTGGGTTATCATCCTTGATCGTCCCCTCCTTGATCAGCTTCTTTTCATTGTGTAGGCTGAGttccagctggtccttgCGCAGAACACTCCGCTCGGCcatggggggggggggggggtaCGGATGTGTCTGTAGAAGGATCACTAAAAGATTACAGAGCAGGGCGGGATGAAAgggcttatcgataaggcATCACGTGCTAGGAAAGCAAGGGTGGCGACCATTACAGCGTGGGATGTACCAGTGACAGGATAGATATAATTTGAGTAGAGGAGCGATGATGGTAGGGAAAAGCATCAATTATTATTCCTGACAGAAAGGACCATCCCAAGTGATCCCAGCGTTCACCGTATACTTCCATTGTGTTGGGGGCTACCGCCTTCCCGGGCCGGACAAGCGCCATACCCCCGTTGGTTGCTCAGCAACGGCACGAGGGCCCTAAACATTCAACGCCAAAGAACGAGCTCCAACCATACCACAaaccaccttcttctcttttcaatTCACTTCTTCACTAACCTCCACAGGGCCTTTGGACCACACCCACCTCGTCCATGCCATAATTGCCCtcatctctcttcccttccttcctctttaCACCGGTCTGTTGACAGCAATCTACAGCCACCATGGCGATTGCTTTGGCTGAAGCGGACAAGTATGACATCTTGGAAAAGATTGGTACGTTTCATTTGTTTTGTGTGATGATTTCAAACCCTGACTGTCCTCTAGGATGTGGCTCCTTCGGTATTATTCGCAAAGTCAAGCGGAAATCCGATGGATTCGTATGTACTCCCCGACAGTGGTGACAACGCGTTCAATCAACTAACTCGATGCCTCAGATACTTTGCCGCAAGGAGATCAATTACATCAAAATGTcccagaaggaaagggaacAGCTCACGGCCGAGTTCAACATCCTGAGCTCCCTTCGACACCCCAACATCGTCGCGTACTACCACCGGGAACACCTCAAGGCCAGTCAGGATCTGTACCTGTACATGGAATACTGTGGTGGGGGAGACCTGGGAATGGTCatcaagaacctgaagaagacAAACAAGTACGCCGAGGAGGAATTCGTCTGGCGCATTCTCTCCCAGCTCGTCACGGCCCTGTTCCGATGCCACTATGGTGCCGACCCGGCCGATGTGGGATCCAACATTCTTGGGCCCGGCTCCAAGCCGGCTGGTCTGAAGGGCAAGCAGGGCCAGGTGACGATCCTCCACCGCGACCTCAAGCCCGAGAATATCTTCCTGGGCAGCGACAGCACGGTCAAGCTGGGCGACTTTGGGTTGTCCAAGCAGATGCAGTCACACGACTTCGCGTCAACGTACGTGGGCACGCCTTTCTACATGTCGCCGGAGATCTGTGCCGCCGAGAAATACACTCTGCGCTCTGACATTTGGGCGGTCGGTTGTATCATGTATGAGCTGTGCCAGAAGGAGCCGCCATTCAATGCCCGGACGCACATCCAGCTCGTCCAAAAGATCCGCGAAGGGAAATTTGACCCCCTTCCTGAGGTCTATTCGCCGGAACTCAAGAATGTTATCGGAAGTTGTCTGCGCGTTAACCCAGACCATCGTCCGGACACCGCTGCTCTGATCAacctccccatcatccgCCTAATGcgcaaagagaaagaggtgTTTGATCTTGGAAAGACCCTGCGCAAGCGCGAGGAAGTGGCCGTGCAGAGAGTCCGGGAGATGGAACAAAACCTCACCAAaatggagaaggagaagcagcagctcAAGGGCGAGATCGAGAGCACCGTCCGCCGCGAGTGGGAGGTCAAGGCCCGGCTGGAGATTGACCGGCAGGTGCAGGACGAACTGGACCGACTTCGCAAGAAGTTTGAGTCTGAGGTTCAAGAGCGAGTCGCAATTGAGGTGGAGAAACACAAGAGGAACAGCAACCCACCTCCCGTACGAGACGATAACTTTCGCACAAGCAGGCAGGGCTGGCGATCATCTCGAAGCAGTGGTCAAGGCTCTCGGTCCTCTAGTAGCATGACAGAAGAGTCAGATGCACCGTCAAGCATCGACCTCAGCCAGGTCTCTCTCGAATCGCCCACTTCAACCACCAGGAAACCCGTGAAGCGGGAGGCACGCACCCCATTCTGCCGGTCGAAGACGGTGGTCGAATCACCTATGGACGTCCAGATGGGCGAGCCCTCCCCAATCTCTATCGCTTCGCTCTCCCTATCTCCGCGTCGCACCTCTGCTGCCGGAGGCGGCCGCAACATTttcgccgagggcgagcaaAAGAAAGCCAAATGGGAGCCCACACTGGCGTactccgacgatgaagacgacaCACCCGATCTGCCGTCACCCACGCGGCCCAAGGTGAAGCCCGACCCCTTCAAGGCGCCTCCACGCCCCCTCCTGCGCCAAAACACCGCGACCTTGATGCAGAAACTAAGCACCCAGCCACCTCTATTCCCGTCAAACGGCTCTCGTCTTCCTCAAGTGTCGCCTTCCGGCGCCGCTCCCCCCTCTCAGCCTGAGTCCCGACACGCCGCGAGCGAGAGCAGGGGTCGGTCACCTCATCGGCGCCTCTCTAAGATCCCATCCTCTTCCAACCTAGCTGCCGACGCCGGATCTGGCTCTCCCACTCGTAGGAGTGCCTCGAAGCCTTCTTCCAAGACAGCAACcggtggaggcgaggagaTGTTCAAGGCTGTCATGCAGCGGAACATGGGTGGTCGCACTCTCGTGGAACTCGCGCAGGCACGAGCCGGTGGTCGTCCAGTGGACGAGTTTAAGCGCTGTGCCAGCGAGTCTAAAGCGACTGGCTCCTGCTCGAGTCTGAAATCATTAGACCGCGAGCCACCTGCTGTCTGGGATCCTGAACGCGACGAGATGCCCAGTCCCTTCCTGGCTCGTGGGAAGAAGGTCATTCGCAACCTGCGGTGATAtcatttcttccatttcgctcgctctctctctctctctctctcttgcgTCTTATGGTTTTGGTCTCTAATTTTTAATCTTGGTCTCACCTCGGAGTTGGTCTCGGTGTCTCGGTGCTagttcttttctttcctcatcTTCGCTTCTTGCGCATACCTCTTTCCCCATCCGCGTCCCCATTCCCCATGTTTCACTGTCTCAATTGGAGTTTCCCTCGACACTTGCCTTGCCTTCCTTGTTTGTTGCCCTTCTGGGATGATACCTTTGCCGCCAGCAAGAACCATGGAGTCCATCAGCATCTGGGACTCTGCTTGTTTTTGCGCTGATTACAATCTTTGCATCCCCCCACCCTCCCAGCGACTACTCGTCCTTTTCAATTGTCTTTTCCTCTGTGACCCTGTGTGGATGTTCGACTGTACATGTTGTCGTTGTATCAGATCTGATATGCTTGTGGTCACTCACCCTTCCAAGAgggcaggcaggcaggcaaGGCATAGACCGATATCTGGTGCCTTGGATGCGTTTGGCAGCTTTCTCTCTGTCCCTCGTTTGCAAGGCCTTTTTGTCGAatttgattttcttttttcgtTTTAGCTCATTCGGTGTTTGCGGTTGAGCGGTATGGCGTCTCGGAGTCGTCAtcgttgttgttggtgtACATATCAGAATTTCATGGAACTCATCAGTGTCCACTTTagtctctttttctatcGTACGGCGGACAAGTATGGTGTAAGTGTACAGGTAAGAGAAACTTGACTTTCTAGTCAAGACGAtctatcttttctttcattctTTTGCACGCACACCGAGTGAGTGAGTTATGATTACAAATGCCACTATAATACAGGTCCCAGTCAAGTCCATTCATGCCAGATCAagcatcctcatcctccacctcctcaatCTGCACCGTCTTCAACTCCCGATTAAAGcgcctctcctcctcctccatccgtctctgctcctcctcactGATGCTCTCCGCAGGCTGCGGCTGTTgttcttgcccttgttgacTCGTACCAGCCTGTCCAGGTCCAGCTGTATACCCCGCCATCTCTAGTTtatccatctcctccggctcAAGCAGCTTCCCCGTTCCCCGGACAGAATCCTGCTTCCGCCGCACAGCCGCGGGCACGAATCTGTTGGTCGCTTCCTGGCGCAAATCGCGGATCTCGGGCTTCGCCTCGTAGACGGTCTTGTGTTCCACAGCTGTTGGGCGTGATGGGAGAGGGTGTGGTCCGTGGCGATTTGTCTCGGTCTCTGCACCTGCatctgctcctcttcctcttccttgccGGTGGCTGCGCGGAATAGGCGGCGGCGTATCTCGCGGCATGGGGATTCGCCGCActtcctcgtccgtctcgcTGCTTTCCGATTCAGGCTGGAACCGTCCCGTGTCTGAGCCTCGTCGCCGCTTGCCCAGAACTCCCCCATCCCGGCCTCGTCCATCGTTATCTTGGCtatggtggtgatgctgagCAAACTTCGGTGCCTTCTCGCCCAGCGCCTCGCGCGCCTTCAGAACAGCCTTGAGATCGCGCTCCAGCGCCTCGAGAACCTCCTTGTCGCGCGGGCGAAGCCGCTGTCCATTCTCCTCGGCAGATTTGAGATCGTTGATCTGCCGCTGGATGCGGTCTGGGTTGCGACGCGCGAGCTTCTCATTGCGTCGGGATTGTGCTTCAGCTTTGCCTTTCTTGACACTCTTCTGTTTCTCCTGCTTGCGCTGCGCTGCGGCGGGGTTGAGCGCACGGTCTTTGTCTTTGGCCATCCTGGTGGACGTGTATGGTGATGTGGTGGTTGATTGGGATTATTCGTTCGGGCCTGTGACAGGAAGGATTGACCCCGATATGACTGGCTGGATGGATGTGGCGtttgggggggagggaatcAGAGATTATGCGTGGTCTTTTTCGTTGGTCGAGAATGCCGGCAGGAATGAGGTAAGAGGGATGGAGCTGCCGCTCTAGCTGCCGGTACCTAGGCGGGCGGATGGATGGCTCAGGCGCGTATTCGTCGATCGAGGGGCTGCAAGTCGACGCTACTTCAGCCTCACGGGTTAGGCAGAAGAGAGGCGGGGTTTCCAATCAGTCAGTCCAAAGAGGGTGGCGCCGAAGAAcgagggaagaagaagaagaagctaaGGCGGAGAGCGGGAGGGCCTTCCATGGTTCTGACAACAGACTAAGTCGGGCTAAGAACATCGTAGGGACTATAGGGATTATCCGGAGTGGTAGACTATACTACGTAGGAGGATATATGAGGTATTCTTCACTGACGAGCTTAGGGTTAACCTCGGGCGACAATATATCTCTTGACAGGATTATCGCACCGACAAGACCACCCGTCATACAAGTCCGCGTACAAACACACTGGGTACACACTGGGTCTCACAGGTGTTGCTTTTTTATCCCCTCTCTGTGTCCGAGGTATCATCCCACTGCTTGTCACTGGAATCTCCGACGAGCCGCCGCGCCGCATctcaccttctcctcttcctcttttttccctcttcttctctccttctcgcgccccttctttcctccccctcccaAACTACTGCCACACCCTCCCTCCTGACTTATTCCACCATGACCTGCGGTCCGTTCGGCCTCTCATCCAGTTTGATCGGCGCTTCGTAGACTGTCGCGGTCGGAGCATGTCTCTGCCGGGACCAAATGTCCGTCTCAGCCTCGATCCCCGACACATCGCTTGGCctcacctcctccgagatccagatccttcgccagcagcagcagatcgCCCTGCAGGGCCATGCCAGCAATGGGATTTCCAGGGGCCGAGGAACAGGGAGAAGCAGCAACTCCAGCTCGCGGGCGACCAGCGCCGCCAGCAGCCAGGGCCGGCTGCTCCTCGACCCCATGAGTCTTCGCGCCCTGTCGCACCAGCTAGATGGCTTGCAGGCGCAGATCCGTGGCCGTATCGAATATGTATGTTGCGTGAGGTTTTGCGTGATCAGCCATCTAATCTTTCATGCAGCTCGAGGACCAAATGCAACTCTCCATCCAGAACACCTACGATCGCGCGGGGAATATGATCCGCAATGCTGATGCCGAGATCGCTCGCACTCGCGCCATCCTCGCCTCGATCGATGAATTGGATAACGAGCTGGCGAAGATCTCCCACATTCGCGACATCGTCAAGGGTTTCCGCGCCCGCATCGAGAGCCTGGATCATCGCCTCGACCACACCTCGCGTCGCCGACATTAATTTTACCATGCATCCTAATCATCTTTGATATACCTCCTCGACCTCTAACCGCCCTCCTTCTACTCTCCcgcaccctcctcgctggctacGGGATAGTCACGCTTAATCCGAACAAGAAAACCGCAAAACCTATATATATACCCATATCGTCCTCGCGGACAGTAACCGAGATTTTATTTCATTTTTCTGCGTATTCGCGCAATGGACAAGAGCGGAACATGTATGTGCCTCGCGGCATCTGTACTCAAGTGCAGCCTTTTCCGGTTGATGGGCGCCGGAGTTCTCCTTGGACATTCATTTTGCTATCTGCAATATTTGTTTCTCATTGGGACCGGATGAAACACCACAACAGCGCATAAACGTGATTCTCTTGCTGTGTTGATTTCTGGTTTTTGCAAATTCGATTCCCCTCTCTGCATGATTGTTCCTGTCCTCTTCGTGTACATTGATTGATCCAGGCTAAGTGGTTTGCCTTGTGCGGTGTGATCTGCCCCCGTCGGGCGTGCTGATCACAGCCCTTCCGGTCTTATATTTCCACACCGTATTTTGGAAGAGCATTTGACTCGTCTGAAACTTTCTCGTTCGGAACTTTTGTCTGTATTTTCCGATTCGTAGACTGCCCAGATCTGACAGCTGAGATGCACGGGGGAGGCGTAGCTGGGGGCTTCATGGCAATACCACTGTGCATCCGTCGTCCAGGTAAAGGATTCCCAGGTCTCCTCAATAAGTTTCAGGTCAGGCTGATTGGTTTGTCGATGTCGACTTGCGGCACCGCTTCCTTCCGCCGCTCAACTAGCTTCTTGCCTCGTTTGTCGGTCTGAGGAAACCGTTTCTCGGTCTTGCAGACAAGACACCGCACGACCCGTACATCCGCCCAGGGCTTATTGCCGCCTCGGCTGGCATTTTGCACTTCATGCGAGCAGTTTACACCGGGAACCAGGAGCGTATCGCACCGCTTGCAGAATGACCTCTTCACCTCGATGGGGAGCCGAGTTTGCGTTTTCATGGACACCCCGCGCATCTGGGAGAGATATACCCTCGACAGATTGGTCATCGGCTGACTGTCGCCCTGTGCCGGTGTCGAGTCGCTGTCATCTACACCGCGGCTGCCTGCATCTCCTGAGGCCGAGGCTTGGAAATGGGCCGCGGCTTGTCGTAGATATGCCAGACGAGCCTTGGTGTGGCTGTTGACATTTTTGGGCTCTTTCTTGCCTTTGGCCATCTGGAGTGTGCTGGTTCAtgcaacaataataatgaaagAATAATGCGTACCGTCGGCACTAACCGAAAGCGGTGCGGCTGAGTGTGACTAATCGCATCACATGACCGGCTCCCGCCCATCTCTTCATCCCTCGCAGCCTG carries:
- a CDS encoding uncharacterized protein (ID:PFLUO_003246-T1.cds;~source:funannotate); this encodes MPSPQNVRKLVLTAAVTSITIAGSLYGASIKTDQEVSEAKRKRQEATFDEQMTALQNMRSNLTVRKGMMETQIRDLDARMQEKQQKGIGGESKNKPHEGR
- a CDS encoding uncharacterized protein (ID:PFLUO_003248-T1.cds;~source:funannotate), with protein sequence MAIALAEADKYDILEKIGCGSFGIIRKVKRKSDGFILCRKEINYIKMSQKEREQLTAEFNILSSLRHPNIVAYYHREHLKASQDLYLYMEYCGGGDLGMVIKNLKKTNKYAEEEFVWRILSQLVTALFRCHYGADPADVGSNILGPGSKPAGLKGKQGQVTILHRDLKPENIFLGSDSTVKLGDFGLSKQMQSHDFASTYVGTPFYMSPEICAAEKYTLRSDIWAVGCIMYELCQKEPPFNARTHIQLVQKIREGKFDPLPEVYSPELKNVIGSCLRVNPDHRPDTAALINLPIIRLMRKEKEVFDLGKTLRKREEVAVQRVREMEQNLTKMEKEKQQLKGEIESTVRREWEVKARLEIDRQVQDELDRLRKKFESEVQERVAIEVEKHKRNSNPPPVRDDNFRTSRQGWRSSRSSGQGSRSSSSMTEESDAPSSIDLSQVSLESPTSTTRKPVKREARTPFCRSKTVVESPMDVQMGEPSPISIASLSLSPRRTSAAGGGRNIFAEGEQKKAKWEPTLAYSDDEDDTPDLPSPTRPKVKPDPFKAPPRPLLRQNTATLMQKLSTQPPLFPSNGSRLPQVSPSGAAPPSQPESRHAASESRGRSPHRRLSKIPSSSNLAADAGSGSPTRRSASKPSSKTATGGGEEMFKAVMQRNMGGRTLVELAQARAGGRPVDEFKRCASESKATGSCSSLKSLDREPPAVWDPERDEMPSPFLARGKKVIRNLR
- a CDS encoding uncharacterized protein (ID:PFLUO_003251-T1.cds;~source:funannotate), which encodes MAKGKKEPKNVNSHTKARLAYLRQAAAHFQASASGDAGSRGVDDSDSTPAQGDSQPMTNLSRVYLSQMRGVSMKTQTRLPIEVKRSFCKRCDTLLVPGVNCSHEVQNASRGGNKPWADVRVVRCLVCKTEKRFPQTDKRGKKLVERRKEAVPQVDIDKPISLT
- a CDS encoding uncharacterized protein (ID:PFLUO_003247-T1.cds;~source:funannotate), with protein sequence MAERSVLRKDQLELSLHNEKKLIKEGTIKDDNPLDLSEPFRELCSACRKGDLKVCQEKITEGVNVNARDPYDYTPLILASLCGHYEVAQLLLESGSLCERDTFQGERCLYNALNDRIRNLLLAYDYSKSTDPLQPLAAHITSLLTRESPVTADIVVTAGDESLYLHKFVLAARSPYFRGKLTGAPATTTWKLPTTIPPEAFGAAMKYLYFGDPPRELRSGPGTGFTETEVFAGVDKIAKYLEIRSLVDSIIDSGDRRLARQRRTMELAKGREQLEGWFRENVLGNRVVVETSKANDVKWDRNNAIFADVLLRADELPDEAEDDTNDAAAMRSDSLPLGLASSAPGSRVAVAGMSTLFPCHRAMLLRSEFFQVMFSSSFREAHMKDHLNIIDVDCSPEVLEIVLTFLYTEKADFPLDVAVEVLFAADMLFIEKLKAKAAVVISTLGSGGMSQVNAARTRGKEEDDIDIYSIIRAAWLTRVQRLEEFAARFLAYRLEAHIDSPEFADLIQESASRIQARQETDSIELLDDIRFYLNERFRLRFDDAGIEEMMEDGAVPENVANAQDMEKITDGVESLDVSKKTDAAVPTETASKKEQVHIPEIRTLDGALVEDEFDEDAMNYEILMGKLDTLLENLNLDA
- a CDS encoding uncharacterized protein (ID:PFLUO_003250-T1.cds;~source:funannotate) encodes the protein MSVSASIPDTSLGLTSSEIQILRQQQQIALQGHASNGISRGRGTGRSSNSSSRATSAASSQGRLLLDPMSLRALSHQLDGLQAQIRGRIEYLEDQMQLSIQNTYDRAGNMIRNADAEIARTRAILASIDELDNELAKISHIRDIVKGFRARIESLDHRLDHTSRRRH
- a CDS encoding uncharacterized protein (ID:PFLUO_003249-T1.cds;~source:funannotate), which encodes MAKDKDRALNPAAAQRKQEKQKSVKKGKAEAQSRRNEKLARRNPDRIQRQINDLKSAEENGQRLRPRDKEVLEALERDLKAVLKAREALGEKAPKFAQHHHHSQDNDGRGRDGGVLGKRRRGSDTGRFQPESESSETDEEVRRIPMPRDTPPPIPRSHRQGRGRGADAGAETETNRHGPHPLPSRPTAVEHKTVYEAKPEIRDLRQEATNRFVPAAVRRKQDSVRGTGKLLEPEEMDKLEMAGYTAGPGQAGTSQQGQEQQPQPAESISEEEQRRMEEEERRFNRELKTVQIEEVEDEDA